In Nocardia sp. NBC_00403, one DNA window encodes the following:
- a CDS encoding glycerol-3-phosphate dehydrogenase/oxidase, whose translation MTKNPQSQFLGPQQRAAAWERFGKDHFDVVVVGGGVVGAGIALDAATRGLSVALVEARDLASGTSSRSSKMFHGGLRYLEQLEFGLVREALRERELALSTLAPHLVKPLCFLYPLTRRAWERPYVAAGLVLYDTMGGSKSVPGQRHLSRHGALRLAPGLRPDSLIGGVSYYDTVVDDARHTMTVARTAAHYGAVIRTSTQVVGFLREADRVVGVKVRDSEDGRTGEVRGHVVINATGVWTDEVQALSHNRGRFHVRASKGVHIVVPRDRIVSDSAIILRTTTSVLFVIPWGAHWIIGTTDTDWNLDLAHPAATKADIDYLLDRVNRVLVTPLTPADIDGVYAGLRPLLAGESDSTSKLSREHAVARVAPGLVGIAGGKYTTYRVMAYDAVDEAAHDIPARVAPSITEKVPLLGADGYFALINQTVQLAEAYGVHPYRIEHLLDRYGSLIDEVMAIADGKPELLQPITDAPSYLQVEAVYAAAAEGALHLEDILARRTRISIEYSHRGANCAEQVAGLVAPILGWDDDDIDREVKTYQARVEAEIRSQTQPDDASADALRVAAPEPRPEILEPVPLDS comes from the coding sequence ATGACCAAGAATCCGCAATCGCAGTTTCTCGGCCCCCAGCAGCGCGCGGCGGCATGGGAGCGGTTCGGCAAGGATCACTTCGATGTCGTCGTGGTGGGCGGTGGCGTGGTCGGGGCCGGAATCGCGCTGGACGCGGCGACCCGCGGCCTCAGTGTTGCCTTGGTCGAGGCGCGTGACCTCGCCTCCGGTACCTCCAGTCGGTCCTCGAAGATGTTCCACGGCGGCCTGCGGTATCTGGAGCAGTTGGAGTTCGGGCTGGTGCGTGAGGCGCTGCGCGAGCGCGAACTCGCGCTGTCCACGCTGGCGCCGCACCTGGTGAAACCGCTGTGCTTCCTCTACCCGCTGACCCGCCGTGCCTGGGAGCGCCCGTATGTGGCGGCTGGTCTGGTGCTCTACGACACCATGGGTGGCTCCAAATCCGTTCCAGGGCAACGTCATCTGTCTCGTCACGGCGCACTGCGGTTGGCGCCGGGCCTGCGGCCCGATTCGCTGATCGGCGGCGTCAGCTACTACGACACCGTCGTCGACGACGCCAGGCACACGATGACCGTCGCCCGGACCGCCGCGCACTACGGTGCGGTCATCCGCACCTCCACCCAGGTCGTCGGCTTCCTTCGCGAGGCCGACCGCGTCGTCGGAGTGAAGGTCCGCGACAGCGAGGACGGCCGCACCGGCGAAGTCCGCGGCCATGTGGTCATCAACGCGACGGGTGTGTGGACCGACGAGGTGCAGGCGCTCTCGCACAATCGCGGCCGATTTCACGTGCGCGCCTCCAAAGGCGTGCACATCGTGGTGCCCCGCGACCGCATTGTCAGCGATTCCGCCATTATCCTGCGGACCACCACTTCGGTGCTGTTCGTGATTCCGTGGGGCGCGCATTGGATCATCGGAACCACCGACACCGACTGGAATCTGGACCTCGCGCATCCCGCGGCGACCAAGGCGGACATCGACTACCTGCTCGACCGGGTGAACCGGGTGCTGGTCACGCCGCTCACCCCCGCCGACATCGATGGCGTGTATGCGGGTCTGCGGCCCTTGCTCGCGGGAGAGAGTGATTCGACCTCGAAGCTCTCGCGTGAGCACGCCGTCGCGCGGGTTGCGCCGGGACTCGTCGGCATCGCGGGCGGCAAGTACACCACCTATCGGGTGATGGCCTACGACGCGGTCGACGAAGCGGCGCACGATATTCCGGCCCGGGTGGCACCATCGATCACCGAGAAGGTCCCGTTGCTGGGCGCCGACGGCTATTTCGCGCTGATCAACCAAACGGTGCAGCTGGCCGAGGCCTACGGCGTGCACCCATACCGGATCGAGCACCTGCTGGACCGCTACGGCTCGCTCATCGACGAGGTGATGGCCATTGCCGACGGCAAACCCGAACTACTGCAACCGATTACGGACGCGCCGTCGTATCTGCAAGTGGAGGCCGTCTACGCGGCGGCGGCGGAGGGCGCGCTGCATCTGGAGGACATCCTGGCCAGGCGGACCAGGATCTCCATCGAGTATTCGCACCGCGGCGCGAACTGCGCCGAACAGGTGGCCGGGCTCGTCGCGCCGATACTCGGCTGGGACGACGACGACATCGACCGCGAGGTGAAGACCTACCAGGCCAGGGTCGAGGCCGAGATCCGCTCGCAGACCCAGCCCGACGACGCCTCGGCCGACGCACTGCGCGTCGCCGCTCCCGAGCCACGCCCGGAGATTCTGGAACCGGTACCGCTGGACAGCTGA
- a CDS encoding aminotransferase-like domain-containing protein, which translates to MPPTIPPLAGKLGSLQSSAIRDLLKLTTRADVIGLAGGLPDAALMPRERIAAAAETALSDSSCLQYTESPGWAPLRAVLAERESARLGRVVPVDEVFVTHGSQQALSLLAEVLLDPGALVIVEDPAYVGALQVFRAAGARIIAVPLDAEGMRVDVLAELLGRGERPAFVHTVSNFHNPGGVTMSRQRRRELAELADAHGFWVIEDDPYGELWFDSPAPEPVATYSGNVIRLSSASKILSPSLRVGWMVAPDQVCRGVELLKQGADLCGSALTQQIAAELLADETWLTAHVDNVRTAYGTRAKALVHAVRNRFGDRIVCTDATGGMFVWADFTDDTDTQALLPRALAEGVAYVPGSAFAVDGGYRNSMRMCFATSDATTLTEAIDRLARAVVNP; encoded by the coding sequence ATGCCGCCGACTATCCCACCGCTCGCAGGCAAGCTCGGCAGTCTGCAGAGCTCAGCGATCCGCGATCTGCTGAAGCTCACCACCCGAGCCGACGTGATCGGCCTGGCAGGTGGCCTGCCCGATGCCGCGCTGATGCCGCGCGAGCGGATCGCCGCCGCCGCGGAGACCGCGCTGAGCGATTCGAGCTGCCTGCAGTACACCGAATCGCCCGGCTGGGCGCCGCTGCGCGCCGTACTCGCCGAGCGGGAGTCGGCCCGGCTCGGCCGCGTCGTCCCGGTCGACGAGGTGTTCGTCACCCACGGCTCGCAACAGGCGCTGTCGCTGCTTGCCGAGGTACTGCTGGATCCCGGCGCACTGGTAATTGTCGAGGATCCGGCGTATGTCGGTGCGCTACAAGTGTTTCGGGCCGCTGGGGCGCGGATCATCGCGGTGCCGCTGGACGCCGAGGGTATGCGGGTCGACGTGCTCGCGGAGCTGCTCGGGCGCGGCGAACGTCCCGCATTCGTGCACACCGTCAGCAACTTCCACAACCCCGGCGGGGTGACGATGAGCCGACAGCGTCGTCGCGAACTGGCGGAGCTGGCCGATGCGCACGGCTTCTGGGTGATCGAGGACGATCCCTATGGCGAGTTGTGGTTCGACAGCCCCGCCCCCGAACCGGTTGCCACATACTCGGGCAACGTGATTCGGCTTTCCAGCGCCTCGAAGATCCTCTCACCCAGCCTGCGCGTCGGCTGGATGGTTGCACCGGACCAGGTCTGCCGCGGGGTGGAATTGCTGAAACAGGGGGCGGACCTGTGTGGTTCGGCACTCACCCAGCAGATCGCCGCCGAGCTACTCGCCGACGAGACCTGGCTTACCGCCCACGTCGACAACGTCCGCACCGCCTACGGCACCCGGGCCAAGGCCCTGGTGCACGCCGTGCGCAACCGTTTCGGCGATCGGATCGTCTGCACCGACGCGACCGGTGGCATGTTCGTCTGGGCCGACTTCACCGACGACACCGACACCCAGGCGCTCCTCCCGCGCGCACTGGCCGAAGGTGTCGCCTACGTCCCTGGCTCCGCCTTCGCTGTCGACGGCGGCTACCGCAACTCGATGCGCATGTGCTTCGCCACCTCGGACGCCACGACGCTGACTGAGGCTATCGACCGCTTGGCACGTGCTGTCGTGAATCCGTGA
- a CDS encoding M20 family metallopeptidase, translating to MGAVEAADAAIHAAAAELIGLSHAIHAEPELAFEETRSAAKTIAPLAERGFAIETGVADLPTAFRATYGSGELTIGICAEYDALPEIGHACGHNIIAASAVGAAIGLAEVADALGITVVVFGTPAEESGGGKVLMLQRGVFDDIAMAMMVHPGPFDIVGARSLALADLSVTFHGREAHASAAPELGRNAGDAVTVAQVALGLLRQHLLPGQQLHGIVSDGGVAPNIVPGRAELLYYLRAADSASLDNLMQRAADCFEAGALATGCTHEIRTVAPTYTELTPDPGLLFAYREQIVELGRVPIAPELEAQRPLGSTDMGNVTNVIPGIHPVIGIDAGGAVTHQPGFAAASINASADRAVTDGALALARTAIAVARDDVDRDKLLQRLVQRQEDIR from the coding sequence ATGGGTGCGGTCGAGGCGGCGGATGCCGCGATCCATGCCGCGGCCGCCGAGCTGATCGGCCTGTCGCACGCGATCCATGCCGAACCGGAGTTGGCGTTCGAGGAAACCAGAAGCGCCGCCAAGACCATCGCGCCGCTTGCCGAGCGCGGTTTCGCGATCGAAACCGGCGTTGCCGACCTGCCGACCGCCTTCCGTGCCACCTACGGCAGCGGCGAGCTGACGATCGGCATCTGCGCTGAATACGACGCGCTACCGGAGATCGGACACGCCTGCGGACACAACATCATCGCGGCGTCGGCGGTCGGCGCTGCGATCGGTCTCGCCGAGGTCGCCGATGCGCTCGGGATCACCGTCGTGGTATTCGGGACGCCCGCCGAGGAGAGTGGCGGCGGCAAGGTGCTGATGCTGCAACGCGGCGTCTTCGACGACATCGCGATGGCGATGATGGTGCACCCCGGCCCGTTCGACATTGTCGGCGCGCGCTCGCTGGCCCTTGCGGATCTGTCGGTGACCTTCCACGGGCGCGAGGCGCATGCGAGCGCCGCGCCGGAATTGGGTCGCAACGCCGGTGATGCGGTGACGGTCGCACAGGTAGCTCTCGGGTTGCTGAGACAGCATCTTCTGCCTGGTCAGCAACTGCACGGTATAGTCAGCGACGGTGGCGTAGCCCCCAACATTGTGCCCGGACGTGCGGAATTGCTGTATTACCTACGTGCAGCCGACTCCGCATCTCTCGACAATTTGATGCAACGAGCAGCGGATTGTTTCGAGGCGGGCGCTCTGGCGACCGGCTGCACGCACGAAATACGGACGGTTGCGCCGACATATACCGAGCTAACTCCCGATCCGGGATTACTGTTTGCCTATCGCGAGCAGATCGTCGAATTGGGCCGGGTGCCGATCGCACCGGAGCTCGAGGCGCAGCGACCGCTCGGGAGTACGGACATGGGCAACGTCACCAACGTCATTCCGGGCATCCATCCGGTCATCGGCATAGATGCCGGTGGGGCGGTGACACATCAGCCCGGCTTCGCCGCGGCGAGTATCAACGCCTCGGCGGATCGTGCGGTCACCGACGGCGCACTAGCGCTCGCGCGTACCGCTATTGCCGTCGCTCGCGATGATGTAGATAGAGACAAGTTGTTGCAACGGCTCGTTCAACGACAGGAGGACATCCGGTGA
- the glpK gene encoding glycerol kinase GlpK, producing the protein MRRYVAAIDQGTTSSRCIVFDRQGRVVGVAQREHEQIFPRPGWVEHDPETIWRNTEFVLGEVLQITGLGADDIAAVGVTNQRETTVVWERATGKPIYNAIVWQDTRTDRLVTELGGEYGATRYQDRTGLPLSTYFAGPKLRWILDHVEGAAARAEAGELCFGTIDSWVLWNLTGEHITDVTNASRTMLMDLRTLQWDPQICAEFAVPQAMLPQIRSSSEVYAAITAGPLAGIPVAGILGDQQAATFGQACLAPGEAKNTYGTGNFMLLNTGTTPVVSKHGLLTTACYRLGNEPAVYALEGSIAVTGSLVQWFRDNLGIISAAEEIEPLARSVDDNGGAYIVPAFSGLFAPRWRPDARGVIAGLTRFVNKGHLARAVLESTAFQTREVVDAMRADAESEQLDLELTTLKVDGGMVGNDLLMQFQSDILDVPVVRPVVNETTALGAAYAAGLAVGYWPNTDDIRANWAADKTWEPTMSAEDRDHHLAEWNKAVERTYNWAS; encoded by the coding sequence ATGCGTCGCTATGTGGCCGCCATTGATCAAGGCACAACGTCGAGTCGGTGCATCGTGTTCGACAGGCAGGGCCGCGTGGTCGGCGTCGCCCAACGGGAGCACGAGCAGATCTTCCCGCGGCCGGGCTGGGTCGAACACGATCCGGAAACCATCTGGCGCAATACCGAATTCGTCCTCGGTGAGGTTTTGCAGATTACCGGTCTCGGCGCGGACGACATCGCGGCCGTCGGCGTGACGAATCAGCGCGAGACAACGGTGGTGTGGGAACGCGCCACCGGCAAGCCGATCTACAACGCCATCGTCTGGCAGGACACCCGCACCGACCGGCTGGTGACCGAACTGGGCGGCGAGTACGGCGCGACCCGCTATCAGGACCGCACCGGCCTGCCGCTGTCCACCTACTTCGCCGGACCGAAACTGCGCTGGATCCTCGATCATGTCGAGGGCGCGGCAGCACGCGCCGAGGCCGGCGAGCTGTGTTTCGGCACCATCGACAGCTGGGTGCTGTGGAACCTCACCGGCGAGCACATCACCGACGTGACCAATGCGTCGCGCACCATGCTGATGGATCTTCGCACGCTGCAATGGGATCCACAGATCTGCGCGGAATTCGCCGTGCCGCAGGCGATGCTGCCGCAGATCCGCAGTTCGTCGGAGGTGTACGCGGCGATCACGGCGGGCCCACTGGCCGGTATTCCGGTCGCAGGCATCCTCGGCGATCAGCAGGCGGCAACCTTCGGCCAGGCCTGCCTGGCCCCCGGCGAGGCCAAGAACACCTACGGCACCGGCAATTTCATGCTGCTGAACACCGGGACGACGCCGGTGGTCAGCAAGCACGGACTGCTCACCACCGCGTGTTACCGGCTCGGCAACGAGCCCGCGGTGTACGCGCTCGAGGGCTCGATCGCGGTCACCGGCTCACTGGTGCAGTGGTTCCGGGACAACCTCGGCATCATCTCGGCGGCCGAGGAGATCGAACCGCTGGCCCGCAGCGTCGACGACAACGGTGGCGCCTATATCGTGCCCGCGTTTTCCGGGCTGTTCGCGCCGCGCTGGCGGCCGGATGCTCGCGGCGTGATCGCCGGCCTCACCCGCTTCGTCAACAAAGGCCACCTGGCGCGAGCAGTGCTGGAGTCCACCGCATTTCAGACCCGCGAGGTGGTGGACGCCATGCGCGCGGATGCCGAATCCGAACAGCTCGACCTGGAACTTACGACACTGAAGGTGGACGGTGGCATGGTCGGCAACGACCTGCTGATGCAGTTCCAATCCGACATTCTCGACGTCCCGGTCGTCCGCCCGGTGGTCAACGAAACCACCGCTCTCGGCGCGGCCTACGCCGCCGGACTCGCGGTCGGCTACTGGCCGAATACCGATGACATCCGCGCCAATTGGGCGGCCGACAAGACCTGGGAACCGACCATGTCTGCCGAGGACCGCGACCATCACCTGGCAGAGTGGAACAAGGCTGTGGAACGAACCTATAACTGGGCCTCTTGA
- a CDS encoding NAD(P)H-quinone dehydrogenase → MTRIAIIGGGPAGYEAALVAAQHGASVTLIDSDGIGGACVLWDCVPSKTFIASTGVRTDLRRARDLGITLDPSQATIQLPEVNGRVKALALAQSSDIRSKLQTVGVTVLAGHGQLIDAATGLAAHQVRAILDSGEERIVEAEVVLIATGASPRVLPGAEPDGERILNWRQLYDLQELPETLVVVGSGVTGAEFVSAYTEMGVHVKLVSSRDRVLPGEDADAALVLEDALAERGVELVKHARADAVERTADGVVVKLSDGRTVTGTHALMTVGSTPNTDGLGLERVGIELDRGYLRVDRVSRTSVPGIYAAGDCTGLLPLASVAAMQGRIAMYHALGEGVSPIRLKTVASAVFTRPEIATVGVSQTAIDNGETPARTVMLPLNTNPRAKMSGLRRGFVKIFCRPATGVVIGGVVVAPIASELILPIALAVQNNLTVNDLAQTFSVYPSLTGSVTEAARLLMRHDDLD, encoded by the coding sequence ATGACCCGCATAGCGATCATCGGTGGCGGGCCGGCCGGCTACGAAGCGGCGCTGGTTGCGGCGCAGCACGGCGCATCGGTGACCCTGATCGATTCCGATGGCATCGGCGGCGCGTGCGTGCTGTGGGACTGTGTGCCCTCGAAGACCTTCATCGCATCGACCGGCGTGCGCACCGACCTGCGGCGCGCCCGTGACCTGGGCATCACCCTGGACCCGAGCCAGGCAACCATCCAGCTGCCCGAGGTGAACGGCCGTGTGAAAGCGCTTGCGCTCGCACAGTCTTCGGATATTCGCTCGAAGCTGCAGACCGTCGGGGTGACGGTGCTCGCAGGACACGGGCAGCTGATCGATGCCGCGACCGGTCTCGCCGCGCATCAGGTGCGCGCGATTCTCGACAGCGGTGAGGAGCGGATCGTCGAGGCCGAGGTGGTGTTGATCGCCACCGGTGCGAGCCCGCGCGTGTTGCCCGGCGCCGAGCCGGACGGTGAGCGCATCCTGAACTGGCGTCAGCTCTACGACCTGCAGGAGCTGCCGGAGACGCTGGTCGTGGTCGGTTCCGGTGTCACAGGCGCCGAATTCGTCTCCGCGTACACCGAAATGGGTGTGCATGTGAAGCTGGTGTCCAGCCGCGACCGGGTGCTGCCCGGCGAGGACGCGGACGCCGCGCTCGTGCTGGAGGACGCGCTCGCCGAGCGCGGCGTCGAGCTGGTCAAGCACGCGCGCGCCGACGCGGTGGAGCGCACCGCCGACGGCGTCGTGGTCAAGCTGTCCGACGGCAGGACCGTCACCGGCACCCATGCGCTGATGACCGTTGGTTCGACGCCCAATACCGATGGTCTCGGTCTGGAGCGGGTCGGCATCGAGCTCGACCGCGGTTATCTGCGGGTGGATCGGGTGTCGCGTACCTCGGTGCCCGGCATCTATGCCGCGGGTGACTGCACCGGCCTGCTTCCGCTGGCCTCGGTGGCCGCGATGCAGGGTCGCATCGCGATGTATCACGCACTGGGTGAGGGCGTGAGCCCGATTCGCTTGAAGACTGTGGCTTCCGCGGTGTTCACGCGCCCGGAAATCGCGACGGTCGGCGTGAGCCAGACCGCCATCGACAATGGTGAGACGCCCGCCCGCACGGTGATGTTGCCCCTGAACACCAACCCGCGCGCCAAGATGTCGGGTTTGCGACGAGGTTTCGTCAAGATCTTCTGCAGGCCCGCGACCGGCGTGGTCATCGGCGGCGTGGTGGTGGCCCCTATCGCTTCGGAGCTCATTCTGCCGATTGCCCTTGCGGTGCAGAACAATCTGACCGTCAACGATCTCGCCCAGACCTTCTCGGTGTACCCGTCCCTGACCGGCTCGGTTACCGAAGCCGCCCGCCTGCTGATGCGCCACGACGACTTGGACTGA
- a CDS encoding gamma-glutamylcyclotransferase encodes MPIYAAYGSNMDSSQMLERCPHSPMSGTGWLEGWRLTFSGDDIGWEGPLATVVEEPGSRVFVVLYDVSPEDEQRLDRWEGSDFGIHRKVRLRVSPNPGSGAQPILAWLYVLDAYEGGLPSARYIGVIADAAEKAGAPEDYVHSLRTRNSRNVGPGNFG; translated from the coding sequence GTGCCGATCTACGCCGCCTACGGGTCGAACATGGACTCGTCTCAGATGCTCGAGCGCTGTCCGCACTCCCCCATGTCCGGTACGGGCTGGTTGGAGGGCTGGCGTCTGACCTTCAGTGGCGACGACATCGGCTGGGAGGGGCCGCTGGCCACCGTCGTCGAAGAGCCGGGGTCCCGGGTCTTCGTCGTGCTCTACGACGTCTCACCGGAGGACGAGCAGCGGCTGGACCGTTGGGAGGGCTCCGACTTCGGAATCCATCGCAAGGTCCGGCTACGCGTCTCGCCGAATCCGGGCAGTGGCGCCCAGCCGATCCTCGCCTGGCTGTACGTGCTCGACGCCTACGAGGGCGGCCTGCCCTCCGCGCGATACATCGGCGTGATCGCGGACGCGGCCGAGAAGGCAGGCGCGCCCGAGGACTACGTGCATTCCTTGCGCACCCGCAACAGCCGCAATGTCGGTCCCGGCAATTTCGGCTGA
- a CDS encoding purine-nucleoside phosphorylase — protein MLAEQAAEAIAERTGVKRHRVAVVLGSGWQEAAAEIGAATASVPMPELPGFGTPSAQGHVGMVHSVAVGETPVLLLMGRQHLYEGYQPAEVVHPVTAAIAAGAETVVLTNAAGGIRDGLRVGEPVLIGDHLNLTGRTPLTGATFVDLVDAWDPELRTLAREIDPSLTEGVYAGLTGPQYETPAEIRMLRTIGADLVGMSTVLEAIACRALGARVLGISLVTNLAAGVTGAHLSHAEVLAEGHAAAPRLGKLLRGVLERL, from the coding sequence ATGCTTGCCGAACAGGCCGCCGAGGCGATCGCCGAACGTACGGGAGTCAAGCGTCACCGGGTTGCGGTGGTGCTGGGGTCGGGGTGGCAGGAGGCGGCCGCGGAGATCGGGGCGGCGACTGCGTCGGTGCCGATGCCGGAGCTACCGGGGTTCGGGACGCCGAGCGCGCAGGGGCATGTCGGCATGGTTCATTCCGTTGCGGTCGGCGAGACGCCGGTGCTGCTGTTGATGGGCCGCCAGCATCTGTACGAGGGCTATCAGCCTGCTGAGGTCGTGCATCCGGTGACCGCGGCCATTGCCGCCGGTGCGGAGACGGTGGTGTTGACGAATGCAGCCGGCGGCATCCGTGACGGATTGCGTGTCGGTGAGCCCGTGCTGATCGGCGACCATCTGAATCTGACCGGTCGCACGCCGCTGACCGGTGCGACCTTCGTCGATCTCGTGGACGCTTGGGATCCCGAATTGCGTACGTTGGCAAGGGAAATCGACCCGAGCCTGACCGAGGGTGTGTATGCCGGACTGACCGGGCCGCAGTACGAGACGCCCGCCGAGATTCGGATGCTGCGCACGATCGGCGCGGATCTGGTCGGCATGTCGACGGTGCTCGAGGCCATTGCGTGCCGCGCGCTCGGCGCACGGGTGCTCGGCATCTCGCTGGTCACCAATCTGGCCGCCGGTGTCACGGGCGCGCACCTTTCGCATGCCGAGGTGCTCGCCGAAGGGCATGCGGCCGCGCCGCGCCTCGGCAAGCTGCTGCGTGGCGTGCTGGAACGGCTGTAG
- a CDS encoding M20 family metallopeptidase, with amino-acid sequence MRTGQEAVETWLAEHTVDLVQWRRHIHANPELSRTEFATTEFVSAWLTKAGLSPRRLPGGTGLICDIGPDGPRIGLRADMDALPLQEFTGLSFASTVPGVSHACGHDAHTTILLGTALALADADLPQGVRLVFQPAEEVMPGGAIDVVATGAMEGVERIFALHCDPRLEVGRIGIRVGAITSAADTIELVLDSPGGHTSRPHLTSDLVYAIGTVITGLPGLLSRRIDPRTSTVMVWGAVSAGKAPNAIPQTGMLTGTVRTGDHATWSLLEPMVREIVDGLLAPTGVRYQLNYKRGVPPVVNDEQSTRMFEDAIREIGPDALADTMQSGGGEDFSWYLEEVPGAMARLGVWSGHGEQLDLHQPTFDLDERALAVGVRVLSNIVLQAG; translated from the coding sequence GTGCGAACCGGGCAGGAAGCGGTCGAGACATGGTTGGCCGAGCACACGGTCGACCTCGTCCAATGGCGCAGGCATATCCACGCCAACCCGGAGCTTTCTCGAACCGAGTTCGCCACCACCGAGTTCGTCTCGGCGTGGCTGACGAAGGCTGGGCTTTCGCCCCGACGGCTTCCGGGCGGCACCGGGCTCATCTGTGACATCGGACCGGATGGACCGCGGATCGGATTGCGCGCCGATATGGACGCACTCCCGCTACAGGAGTTCACCGGGCTCAGCTTCGCCTCCACTGTGCCGGGCGTGTCGCATGCCTGTGGGCACGACGCGCACACCACGATTCTGCTCGGCACCGCGCTCGCGCTCGCCGACGCCGATCTGCCGCAGGGCGTGCGGCTGGTGTTCCAGCCCGCCGAGGAGGTTATGCCGGGCGGCGCGATCGACGTGGTGGCCACCGGCGCGATGGAGGGTGTGGAGCGGATCTTCGCGCTGCACTGCGATCCGCGGCTGGAAGTCGGGCGCATCGGAATCCGCGTCGGGGCGATCACCTCGGCTGCCGACACGATCGAGCTGGTGCTCGATTCGCCGGGCGGCCACACGTCGCGTCCGCATCTGACCAGTGATCTGGTCTATGCGATCGGCACCGTGATCACCGGGTTGCCCGGTCTGCTGAGCCGTCGCATCGATCCACGCACCAGCACCGTCATGGTGTGGGGCGCGGTCAGCGCGGGCAAGGCACCCAACGCGATTCCGCAGACCGGCATGCTCACCGGCACCGTTCGCACCGGCGACCATGCGACCTGGTCGCTGCTGGAGCCGATGGTGCGCGAGATCGTGGACGGCCTGCTCGCCCCGACCGGCGTGCGATACCAGCTGAACTACAAGCGTGGCGTGCCACCGGTGGTCAACGACGAGCAGTCGACACGGATGTTCGAGGACGCGATCCGCGAGATCGGTCCGGACGCGCTCGCCGACACCATGCAGTCCGGCGGCGGCGAGGACTTCTCCTGGTATCTGGAGGAAGTGCCCGGCGCGATGGCGCGGCTCGGCGTCTGGTCGGGTCACGGCGAACAGCTCGACCTGCACCAGCCGACGTTCGACCTCGACGAGCGGGCGCTCGCGGTCGGAGTCCGCGTGCTGAGCAACATCGTGCTGCAAGCGGGCTGA
- a CDS encoding enoyl-CoA hydratase-related protein encodes MAYLSREGDVFVVYLGNEGQTNSENRFHPDWIDEFHGLLDEVEASEGPAALVTTATGKFYSNGLDTDWLFGNLDKIHGYLDRVHSLYTRLLAFPMPTVAAINGHAFGAGAMLATSHDFRVMRADRGFYCLPEVHLGMPFTVGMNALLTERLSNQVALQAMTTGHRYSADQAIAAGIVDDKADAEALLGAAIARAAALAGNRKPNLPVIKRALHANALAGLATPTTPENLAFAAG; translated from the coding sequence ATGGCGTATCTGTCACGTGAAGGAGATGTGTTCGTGGTCTACCTCGGGAACGAGGGGCAGACCAATAGCGAGAACCGCTTCCATCCTGATTGGATCGACGAATTCCACGGTCTGCTCGATGAGGTCGAAGCGTCCGAGGGGCCTGCCGCGCTGGTGACCACCGCGACCGGGAAGTTCTACAGCAACGGTCTCGACACCGACTGGTTGTTCGGCAATCTGGACAAGATCCACGGCTACCTCGACCGAGTGCACTCGCTCTACACCCGGCTGCTCGCCTTCCCGATGCCGACGGTGGCCGCGATCAACGGTCATGCTTTCGGTGCGGGTGCGATGCTCGCCACCTCGCACGACTTCCGCGTGATGCGCGCCGACCGCGGCTTCTACTGCCTGCCCGAGGTGCACCTCGGGATGCCGTTCACCGTCGGCATGAATGCACTGCTCACCGAGCGGCTTTCCAACCAGGTCGCCTTGCAGGCCATGACAACTGGCCACCGCTACTCGGCGGATCAGGCGATCGCCGCGGGCATCGTCGACGACAAGGCCGACGCCGAGGCGTTGCTGGGGGCTGCCATCGCGCGGGCCGCGGCACTGGCGGGCAACCGCAAACCGAACCTGCCGGTGATCAAGCGTGCACTGCACGCCAACGCGCTTGCCGGCCTCGCTACCCCGACCACCCCGGAGAATCTGGCATTCGCCGCCGGATAA